The genomic window TAAAAATATAACCAAAAAAAGTACAGTGTGAAGCCCGTGATAGTGGAGGCCCACCTGTCAGAGAGACATGAGGCCTGGCTGTAAGGTTTGTACTGTAAAAATATCGCTAAAAACTAGTGTGAAGCCCATGgcagtgggccccacctgtcatagagagagagaggagggggaaaTAGAAAACACAGTCGAGGACGGACTGCAAGGCCCAGTTCGATTCAGAACGGGATTAAGCGCGTGCCGGGTTCGTATATACTCCAACGAAAGACCGACCTCGGCGTCATCATCAGAGCTAAAACAACCTTAAGCACGTACGCACACCATCGTTTGCTTGGGGAAGCCATGGACTACTACTCTGCAGAAGTGCAGATGCATGCGAGCCAGTATGGGTTGGGCTGAAGAGAGGCCACGAGCGGTCGGACGGCAAGCTCGACGCGGCGGTGATGGAGAAACGGCACAAGTGCGATGACAGCAGCTGGAAGGCCGTCGCTGCATATGCACCGGCGGTGGGGGCGAAGCGATCCTACCAGCGATCCGAGGATGAGCTTGACCCAGTGCTCATCGACAAGCGGTACAAGGGCAACTACTGGGAGGACCCTGCTTACGCGGTGATCCTACGGCTTCGTGGGGGACGTAAAGCCATGGACGACGCTCTCGACAACCGCGTCGAGCGTCTTATCAAGGAGTTGGAAGACGAGCGCGCCGCCACACTGCGTGAGCTAGCCCGTAGTAACTTGATGTAACCAGATTCTCCCAGCGAAGAAAAAAACTACTTAGATGAGCCCCGTGGCGGAGCCCTGCCGCATTGTTGAACCTGGATATCCAACGAATTTAGGACTTTAAGCATGGCAAAACAAACGTTTTTCGAGGCAAGTAATGTTCGTTGAGGATGATAAGTTTAGTCCGCGATCATGACAAATCTGTTTTATACTATGTTTGCTAGAAAATTATGGTGCTTCCAAACTAAATTTACCATCCTTGTGCCAATATAAATTGTCTAAAAAAACGTTCATTTACCATGTTTAAAAACCTGACATCAAATATTTAGCCTTTCCAGTTCTTTTGTACTCTTTTGGCGTTCTTCTATAAAATTGTATTTGTTCAAGTAAATTTCTAGGTTGGACAACTACaaagattttcatttttctctgaGAATTTTGTGACTACAAGGTTGAAGTTCTAAGAGGATCCCCTTATATTGCCTCTATACGTGCATGTCCGGGCGAGCGGTTGGTCATTGACCGATAAAGAAATCGCAACCTAGCCGCCTCCCTCATATCAACTCTATAagtccgggctgaccggcaccttCATATGCAATCCATATCTAGAACAGAAATAAGGAGGCCCGAATGCGTTCGAGCACGTCCATTACGTCTGTTCCGGCAAACGTTGGTCCACCCTGACCCTATCCACATTTGGGCAAAACCCTAGCCACTTTCCACTTCACTCCACTTCGAGTTTGTGTCGCTTCACTCCCTCCCCCCAGCTCCTCTCCGACAATCTCTGACCCCCTCCGGTATGCAGGCAGCGGTTCCGATTCGAGCAACTCTGAATACATCGACTGTGGTGTCGTCCCATGAGGGGACGAGGATGAGTTCCTCGTCCCCCTGGCTCTCCACCGGTCCCGGGAGGAATCCACCTGAACACCGCAAACCGAGTTGCTTCGACGAGAATCCATTGTGTCCGCGCAAGCAACGCTTGGATCCGCCCGTGTCGGGTCCCTCCGGGGCCAAGTATTGTCTGTCCGCCCGTGTTAGGAAAGCAATAAAATGTCAACATGCGGACGCTGAAGTTGAACTACGTTGCTTTTTCTTCAATTTTCGTTGGCTGACAAAACTGCATATCTCTACAAAGGAAAATGATCCCTCCGGGGCCAAGTATTGTCTGTCCCGAGGTTTCCTTGTTTGTAACTAGAGCTGCACAATCTGAGTCCGGGTAGAACTGCTCattgcttagggcatctccagccgcgcccccaagaaggcctcccaaggcgattttttcgcgccggcgccgaaaaaacgtcccagtcgcgcccccaggatgccgaaaatcgccggttcgggccttttttccgcccggcggtcacaggccgaacccggcgcgctggggagccgttgggggctccggcgctagcGAAAAGCGCGCCTGGCCCAGgccgacaggggaaaagtcaagttttccttccccgactcgcctcgcaccccccgcgccctcggccaccactagctgtATCCCGGCGACGGTCGCCGGCCTACTCCgcctagatagccattccccgcctgaaaatagcagcgcttcgccgcggcaaCCCCTCCCCGCAACACTAGGCGGTGCCGGCCGCCGTTTtcggccgcggaggcgcggtttaacggcgggtacacgcccacgagcgcaaggtgttcggcgttttgactGACTCGGCGATggactccgatgaggaggaagagctcgccgcgctgctggaggaggaagccgcggccgacgtccaggaagaagagcatctgatggtgctcgccgccctcgcccagctgctggcgagcaatgaaaagccgcgtcgaggtggctcggcaccggggcgggtgaaagcaaagaaccggcatcgtctgcaaggctactgcatgctctactccgactacttcgccgatgctccacttcatggcgagagaacatttcggcgccgttatcggatgagccgaaagctcttcctcaggattgtgaattccatccgggagttcgacaactacttcaagtgcaagatggattgcactggcgctcttggattcacctccatccagaagtgcacgacagcgatgaggatgcttgcatatggagctcccagtgattcactcgacgactatgggcgcatggccgagtccaccagcatagagtgtttctacaagttctgtcgggcagtggtggtagtgtttgggccacaatacttgagagcacccaatgcggaagacgctgctcggatcctagcccagaatgcagcaagaggatttcctgggatgcttggaagcaccgactgcatgcattggaaatggaagaactgcccatttggttggcaggggatgtacaaaggcgccaaaggcgtttgcagtgtggtgcttgaggcggtagccacacaggacctctggatttggcactccttctttggtatgccaggaactcacaatgacatcaacgtgttgcagtgctctcctgtttttgccaagctcgttgagggccattctcctccggtgaacttcgagatcaatgggcaccaatacaacaaggggtactatctagctgacagCATCTATCCgcgatggtcgacatttgtgaagacgatctcaaaccttgtgccaggaggcaagaacgcctggtttgcgaaggttcaggaggcttgcaggaaggatgtcgagcgggcatttggtgtgctccaatctcgattcgctgttgttcggtaccccgctcagacctggtcgaaagatcaaatgtgggagatcatgacttgctgtgtcatcttgcacaacatgatcatcgagagcgagcaagaagacccagtgtttgacactgaaccatactacaggcagggtcctctagccgaagttgatcaccagctaccggcaacttggactgcctatctcagtatgcgtcaagagatccgagacccacaggtgcatcatcaactgcagaaagatctgattgagcacctatggaggctcaagggggacgccgcgtgatgaaatatgagtttttatttgttgaactatataatttgttgaactatttgttgttgtactattttgttgaagtatttgatttttctgtgatgaaatatgtgataaggaaTAATTATGTTGATAAATGAACGCCGAGAAAgggcgaaaccacgccgaatatgggcctattctcgcccatatgggccgtttattcgccgaaattgggctgccaagtgggccaatttcggcgcctgggggcgagctgggggcggCGACTGGGCgaaaaaccgcccccagcgccgagtgtctcgccggctcgcccccagggggcgatttttgtGCGTCCTggggggggcaacggctggagatgcccttagctgcAGGAAAAGGTTTAGTGGACATGCATACAAGCACGTGACGGCGCCCGTGCCGATCAAGCGGGGTCGGATCATGCGTCGtgtcgcactcgcacgggatgatGTGCATTGTGCAGTACACCTGGCTGGCGCCGGCGACCTCAAGGGTAGTTCGGGATGATGCGAGTATTTAAAAAAAACTACCACGTGACCGTGCCTACAAACTACAACTTTACAAATTTGTGCCAAAAGCTATCACTTTTTGTTTAATCTTTGACTAAAAACTACCGTGTCAGGAAAGTGCCCGATTCGCCTCTTCTAAACATCTTTCTGACAGGATGGGTCCACCTGTCAGCATCAATCTTCTTCCTCCTGTCTCTctggcatttcctcaaacacctcACGTGCACTCCGCCGCTCTGCCCCCGCCGGCCGGCAAGCCCCGCCACCTGCGCCACCTTTCTATGACAGCCTGCGGCGTCCGTCTGGCCGTGCGACGGCGCCATGGGTGGCTGCTACTCTGTCATCGCGGCCTCCAGGATGCTGAcccgaaggcgcgccgccgccgccatcatgcCTGTGGCCAGCTCCGACGACTGCCCCCCGACAGCGACGCCAACACAGCAGCTGCTGCAAGAAGAAGCGCAGGTCGACCAAGTGGAGGCAGAGCGCGCCGATCCTGGGCGACGACGACCAGTGCGCGCCGGGCGGCGAGGGCTTCGCCAAGCGGTATCGGCTGGGCGCGGAGCTGGGGCGCAGGGCGTTCGGGATGACACGCCATTGCGAGCACGCGGCCACGGGCGAGGCACTGACCTGCAAGACCACCCGCCGCAAGCGGCTGCGTCGCGCCGCCAACGCCGAGGACGTGCAGCGGGAGGTGGAGATCCTGCGGCGCATGTCGGCGCGGGCGGCGCCGTGGTGCGGCTCCGCGAGGCCTGCAAGGACGCCGAGGGCGTGCACCTGGTGATGGAGCTGTGCGAGGGCGGCGAGCTCTTCGACCGCATCTTCGCCCGAGCTCTTCGCCGGCAAGGAGGAGGACTCGCCGCTCAAGGCCATCGACTTCGTTCTCTCCGTCTACTTCGAGCCCGGGGAGCGGTTCACCAAGGTGGTCGGCAGGTGGCGGGGAGACGGACGCCATCCTAGGACGGAGGGCAGCGCAGGTGGTGGGACTCGCCGGCCGGCGGGGGCAGAGCGGCGGAGTGCACTTAAGGTGTTCGtggaaatgagagagagagagagagagcaggaagAAGATTGATGCTGACGGGTGGGCCATCCTGTCAAAAAGGCGTTTAGCGGCCGCCTTCTGCATTCACCTAACCCACGTGACCGTACGGCAGTGCGTGTGGGGTGACCGAGAAGCCTACTCCAACCACTGCACCGTCATTGAAGCAACTCATCATGACTTGAAGGTCGTGAGTTCAATACATAAGCTAGttgcattttttgaatttttactCGCACGAGACAAACACAAGTCACATCGGTGCCGGCTGGCCTAGATGTGCATCCCACACTTTATTTGACGAAGTTCATGTAGGAAGTCTATGACTCCTAGGGGGTCCTCCTATTCCTAGGGATGGCACCCGCCgggtttgggtacgggtggagttaccccatacccttacccatccCCTTTGAGCTTACCcatcacccgtacccatacccgtcAACGGGTACAATTTTTCCCCATACCCATCACCCGACAGGGTAAATGGGTACCCACGGGTATAAATACCCACGTGTGCGGACATCAACTTGAGCAAGAAATAATCATAAACGACAACATATCAACATAATTTATAGACATCACATACTAataaacaacaacacatcataAAGAAAACACAATCCCATAAACAACACCACTTATTTGTATGCAGCAACACATAGTCATTTATTTTAAGTTCACAAAATCACGACAAAGTATGGAGGTAATTTGACCGTACATAAGGCCACAAAATAAGCATCCCAATAAAGTTTCGACATTGTAACTAGTTCAATTAAAATAAACTCGACCAATCCGATAGTAGCATAACGAAGACCTTGGCACAATAAGTCGTCAATCTTGAGCATAACTCGCCGAGACCATGTCTCTACATCTCAAAGGGCCAAGTCCTGGTTGGAAACATGAATGTAGTCATTTTATTAGAATTTTTCTTATAGCATATGCACTCAAATAATCTATCGGCAAAGGAAATGTGTTGGTGAATACTAACCTGCATCCCCTCTTGAATGTCTTGAAGGCAAGTCCAAAAGCTAGCATCTCCTTTATGAGCATCTAAAACACACAATTTGTAGAGATGACAAGACATGATTAGAAATAGTTAAATAAAGagtaagtttgaaaaaaaatacaTTATTTGCTCACCTTTGCATTTGTTTCTAAGCCAATCTTGGGAGCACATCAAAACTTCCACCATATCAGGAGTTAGGCGGCTCCTATGTTCACTAAGTATTCTGCCACTTGTACTAAAGGCCGACTCTGAAGCAACTGTTGTCACGGGAATGGCAAAAATATCTCTGGCAACCTTCCTTAATGTTGGATATCTTGTTCCAGCTACTTTCCACCAATCCAACACACTAAATACTTCTGTGTATGGCACTAGGCCATCTGCCAAGTACATATCTATTTCACCTTGCAACCGAGCTGTAGCAGGACTTTGTTTGGCGACAATGTCATTGAAAATATTCATGATGGCTGGAGCTTTCATTGAAGAAATCAATTCTTCACATGGTTTATATTCATCTACTTCCACTTCATACTCCTCTATCAGTGAATGTAATCTAGCAACTAATGCATCAACCAACTCCACACACTCATAAGAAGATGGCTCAATGCCATGAAGCATGGCAAAGCAAGCAGTCAACATGTGCCTCTTGTACCGAGGATCAAGAAGTGTAGCCATCCCCATGAGATCTTGAATGTCCGTCCAATACTTATCAAATTTAGTTGTCATTTCCTCAGAGAGTTTTTTGATAATTGGGTTGCTACAAGTGGCCCACTGTCTCATTTTCATTTTAATCTCACAGATTCTAGGGAAGTAAACATTAGCGGTCACATAATTAGTTCCGGAGAACAACTTAGTTATCTCATAGAATAAGCCAAGTCTCTCCACCATCTCTGCAGCAAACTCCCATTCTTTATCACTAGGTAAATGCTCATATTGTTTGTCAACTTGTTTTGCACGTTCAAAAACAACTCTATATGGTAAAGCTGCTTCTAGCATCATGAAAGTGGAATTCCACCTAGTTTTGCAATCAAGAATCAACTTTCTTGTTATTTTTACTTTCTTAAACTTAGCCATCTCCTCAAACTTCTCTATCCTTTTTCCTGTCGCGGTCCAATATGCCACACTTTCCCTAATGTTTTCTATAGCTGACTTCATAACATGCAATCCATCCTTAACTATAAGATTTAAGATGTGTGCACTATAACGCATATGCAGCAGAGTACCTTCCAAAGGGAGCTTCTCCTTCCCTATCTTCCCCACAATCATCTCAATTGCCTTGTCATTGGTGGTGCAGTTATCCACAGTCACTGCCATCAATTTTTCATCAATATTCCATTGAAGCAGGGAGTCATAGAGCACCTCACATATCACTTCACTTGTATGAGGAGCTGGAACATATACAAACCTGCAGTATTCAGCAACATATAGTCATAAACAACAGCATATAATAAATAACAACACATAAAAACAGCAGCACTTCATAGACAGCAACACATATTAAACAGCAGCACATCTTAGTCAGCAATACATCATAAACAGCAGCACATCATAAACAGCAGCATATGATCAGCAACACATAATATACAGCAGCACATAGTAGTACCTCATGATAACATTTCGAAGCTTCCAAGATTCATCAATGAAATGAGCTGTAATAGCCATATATCCCTTCTTTTGGTGGTCAGCAGTCCACATATCTGTAGTGATAGCAACCCTAGATTGGTTCATAGTCATGTAATCAAttgccttctttttttcttcttcataaTTTTCCACAATATCTTGCCTAAAAGACAAAAGAAGAGGATACCATATGTTACCTCCTCATTTCATAGAAGAAGGTAGACAGAAATAAatcaaataaaaccatagcaaGGTATACCTAAAAGTATTTCTTGTATGTAGCTTGAATAGTGGCTGAAGTGCATGAACAAACTTCCTAAAACCAGCATGTTCCACTATAGACAGTGGGTACTCATGCAACACCAACATGTTACCAAGCTCTCTTCTAGCAACCTCTTGATCAAAGGTATAGCTCTCCAAAAAAACGTTACCGTCGTCCTTAGCATTCATCCTCAATGATGGCTGACTCAATGTTTTGCCTCCCTTCGTCTTCAACATCTTCAGAGTACAAATCTTTAGGTGAGTAGCAAGATGCTTCGTGCCTGCTCTGGGTCCTGAAACAAGTTCCTTGTGACAATAGTTGCACTTTGCTTTCCATTGCCCATTGatcttgatcttcttcatttccaACCAAACTTTAGAAGTTAGCTTCCGTTTGCCTGCTTCATTGACCTCTTCCACCTCCTGCtcctgtccatcttcatcatctgaAAGAATGACATGATCTCCATCTTCATCCATTGGGGCAGATGCATCACAAGGAACATCTACTTGGTTGCTTGAACTTGTACCACTGCAAAATGAGCATAAATGAAAAAATACATCAAATTCTTGAAGTCTTCTTAATATAATACTTGATTCTACATGTGAACTGAAAGTATGATGCTCATATATGCATCATAACATCTGTAGATATCATCTATATACAAAAAAATGTATTCATCACAGCAACTATAAATAGTTAATTTTTTGTTTTCAGCATTCTTTCTTTTCAGTCCAACGATTATATTTCCAGGAAGAGTTAATTTCGAATCGTAGAGCACTTCGCATTTTTATTAACTGCAAGTCATCATTTTTCTGACCAAAACGTGCAGCTGTAGTGCTGTCTTAAATGGGCCTGAATCTTACTGTATTTTGTTTACTATAAGTAGTCTGAAACAAGTTACAATGTCTCTCCATTTTTACCCCTGGAAACTGGGAAGGTAGATGTTTACAAAATGATCTTGTACAAAAGCAGAGACGATCAGTTACCACGCCACATTAAATAGATCTAAAATATTCTGCCACCGGCCACTGCCGATTCTATCTATGTTGTTACAATGCTAAAAAATCACACAACGAGTGATGTACTAGAACACAATTTGCTACACTTATCTCATCTCAGTAACAAATACTTCTTTTCTCAGATATACAAAAACCTCATTCATCACAGCAGCTATATACATCATGCATAGGTAGAAAATCAATACTTATTTTAACTTATATATGCACGAAAAAAACATCATATCATCACATCATCTATACATCTATGTATCATCTACGAATGCACAAAATCATACATAAAATTGAAACTCACCAAGCCAATATAGCCTTGCTCTTGTTCTTGTGCTTGATGACAGTAGAGGATCGACTAAGCGGGCTAGGGCGACGTGGCCGGCTTGAAGTGTCGTAACGCTGCTGCACCTTCGACGCCGAGACAAGAGGTCCCTTACGTCGGCCGGGGGCTTGCCCCTTTCCTGGCGGATGGAGACGGATGGCACCATCCAACGACGGTGTTAGGCTTGGGATCAGGGAAGCCGTGCCATGCCCATGCTCCTGGCCGTGGTGGTCGCCGCCGTCCGACTCAGTCCGCTTGAGCGTGAGCTGCATCTCCTTCTCCCGGTCGCCGTCCTCGCGTAGGCTATGGTCCTCCCCAAGGTCCATGGCGTCTGAGTGGCTGGAAGCACTGGCGACGGCGAGGTAGCCAGCAGCTGGACGCATTGGCAGCGGCGACTAGCAAAGTAGCGATGCCCGAGGAGGCGAGGAGCCCCGAGATGATCAGATGAGATGAGAGACGAGGTCACGAGGAGACGAGGAGGATAtcaatctctgtctctctcaataTGGGACGTGATCACGTATTCCTTATTCGCCGAAGCCAAATCACGCTAATCACGTAGATTCTTTCCATGTACGTGCGTATGTGGGCTACAATGCTACATGTATCTCGTGGAATATATAGACTAATTTTGTGGGAAGTTAGATTGATATATGAATAGTGAAGCTGTGAAGGTCCATTAACAGATTTTACTGGGTATATGGGTACACGGGTATGGGTTATGCTATCCCATGCCCATACCCACTGTACCCAATGGGTTTAGTATTTTTCTATTTACATACCCATGGGTATTTTTTTATctcatacccttaccctaatagggtttttacccgccgggtacgcgggtaatgggtacccattgccatccctacctaTTCCGCGTTGGCGAAGTAGCCACCGCATTGTCCTTTTGGGCCAGCCCATGTGATGGGTGGGACGCCCATGCCTTTTCATTTCGTTGTGCATGCTGGCCCAGACGCGAACTGttgtgcatctctctctctctgcccatctctctctctctctctctctctctgacgcaGTTAGTGTCATATTGGAGGTCCCTAAACGTAGGGGGCCCTTCAGTTCCGCGCTCACGAAGCAGCCATCGCGCACCCCCCGCATGCCCTTTTGGGCTGGCCCATGTGCCGAGTGGGACGCCCATGTATTTTTTCATATCATTGTGCAGGCTGGCCTAGAGGCGAACTACTGTGCATCCCACGCTCTAGTTGACGCAATTAGCGCCATATAGGAAGTCTCTGAACGTACATGGTCCTCCTATTCCATGCTGGCGAAGCAGCCAAGCGCACACCCCACATGCCATTTTGGGCCAGCCCATGTGCCCGGTGCTACGCCCATTTTTCTTTCATtttgcctttttttgttttttcttctttttcaaaaTAATCCAGGATCACAAAAAGTTCTAATTTTTAAAAACACATATTTGAAAATCTTTGGgaaaataaaaatgttcatgattttagaaaATAGTTTTCGTATTCAAAATATGTTCGTGATTTGAATAAATATTTGTGAAGTCAAAAAAGTTCAGGAATTTTTGAAAAATGAtcacaaaattaaaaaaactgttCCCAAAAATCTATTTTTCTTATCACTTAAAGATGTTAGatgattcagaaaatgttcatacttcaaaaaatgtttgtaaaaAATATGTTCACGAACTCTAAAAATTGTTCGCAATTTCAGAAAATATTTGTTTGAAAAATGCGATCCAAATCAaaacatgttcatgattttgaaaaaaaattagagTTTCAAAAAAATCATTCACGGACTCGCAAAATAAATGTTATTCATTGTTGAAATGTGAATGATTTGAAAAAAATGTCCGCAAATTGTATACATGTTCACGATTTTAAAACAATTcacaattaaaaaaatgtttgtgtattCAAAACATGTTCATGATTAAAAATGTGCACAATTTCAAAAAACTGTCCACGATTTTGAAAGATGATCACAAAATTTAAAAAGGAGGATAAAAAAAGAATCAAGAACAATAATAATGGGAAATGGAAA from Triticum aestivum cultivar Chinese Spring chromosome 3B, IWGSC CS RefSeq v2.1, whole genome shotgun sequence includes these protein-coding regions:
- the LOC123067357 gene encoding zinc finger BED domain-containing protein RICESLEEPER 2-like, which gives rise to MRPAAGYLAVASASSHSDAMDLGEDHSLREDGDREKEMQLTLKRTESDGGDHHGQEHGHGTASLIPSLTPSLDGAIRLHPPGKGQAPGRRKGPLVSASKVQQRYDTSSRPRRPSPLSRSSTVIKHKNKSKAILACGTSSSNQVDVPCDASAPMDEDGDHVILSDDEDGQEQEVEEVNEAGKRKLTSKVWLEMKKIKINGQWKAKCNYCHKELVSGPRAGTKHLATHLKICTLKMLKTKGGKTLSQPSLRMNAKDDGNVFLESYTFDQEVARRELGNMLVLHEYPLSIVEHAGFRKFVHALQPLFKLHTRNTFRQDIVENYEEEKKKAIDYMTMNQSRVAITTDMWTADHQKKGYMAITAHFIDESWKLRNVIMRFVYVPAPHTSEVICEVLYDSLLQWNIDEKLMAVTVDNCTTNDKAIEMIVGKIGKEKLPLEGTLLHMRYSAHILNLIVKDGLHVMKSAIENIRESVAYWTATGKRIEKFEEMAKFKKVKITRKLILDCKTRWNSTFMMLEAALPYRVVFERAKQVDKQYEHLPSDKEWEFAAEMVERLGLFYEITKLFSGTNYVTANVYFPRICEIKMKMRQWATCSNPIIKKLSEEMTTKFDKYWTDIQDLMGMATLLDPRYKRHMLTACFAMLHGIEPSSYECVELVDALVARLHSLIEEYEVEVDEYKPCEELISSMKAPAIMNIFNDIVAKQSPATARLQGEIDMYLADGLVPYTEVFSVLDWWKVAGTRYPTLRKVARDIFAIPVTTVASESAFSTSGRILSEHRSRLTPDMVEVLMCSQDWLRNKCKDAHKGDASFWTCLQDIQEGMQDLAL